One genomic window of Roseateles sp. DAIF2 includes the following:
- a CDS encoding PACE efflux transporter encodes MQGIKRKLVYVSMYEFFAVGLTSIGLVLAGSNLGHAGVAAVASSAIALGWNLVYNTLFEAWEARQATRGRSVARRIAHALGFEAGLIVMLVPLFAWWLDVSLLHALLLDIGLIIFFLVYTFFFNLAFDRVFGLPASAQPA; translated from the coding sequence ATGCAAGGCATCAAGCGCAAGCTGGTTTATGTGTCCATGTACGAATTCTTCGCGGTCGGCCTGACCAGCATCGGCCTGGTGCTGGCCGGCAGCAACCTCGGCCATGCCGGCGTCGCCGCGGTCGCCTCCTCGGCCATCGCCCTCGGCTGGAACCTGGTCTACAACACCCTGTTCGAGGCCTGGGAGGCACGCCAGGCCACCCGCGGGCGCAGCGTCGCGCGTCGCATCGCCCACGCCCTGGGCTTCGAGGCCGGCCTGATCGTGATGCTGGTGCCGCTGTTCGCCTGGTGGCTGGACGTGTCCCTGCTGCATGCCCTGCTGCTGGACATCGGCCTGATCATCTTCTTCCTGGTCTACACCTTCTTCTTCAACCTGGCCTTCGACCGCGTGTTCGGCCTGCCGGCCTCGGCCCAACCCGCCTAA
- a CDS encoding ABC transporter substrate-binding protein — protein MKSLLHPLLLCAWLLCMAGTARAAEVHIVFGQSLAPFADEKTGRGIEIDIIRAALQAAGHGLRISFVPQARVPVALQSGQCDGAATITPDSGVAAAYSEVYIHYQDYLIAPKGRFAQAPSIAELGRLRLVAFQKAAEYLGPAFAQMARANPRYKEEADQLSQLRMLFAGQAEAIVAERHIFEHQLGQLRSSSRFREQPFEVEFFALFDKIPYRVGFRNPALRDDFNSGLARIRAEGVLARIEAAYVPLIKLAD, from the coding sequence ATGAAATCGCTGCTGCACCCGCTGCTGCTCTGCGCCTGGCTGCTCTGCATGGCCGGCACGGCGCGGGCGGCCGAGGTGCACATCGTGTTCGGCCAGTCGCTGGCCCCCTTCGCCGACGAGAAGACCGGGCGCGGCATCGAGATCGACATCATCCGCGCCGCGCTGCAGGCCGCCGGCCATGGGCTGCGCATCAGCTTCGTGCCGCAGGCGCGCGTGCCCGTCGCGCTGCAGAGCGGCCAATGCGACGGCGCCGCGACGATCACGCCGGACTCCGGCGTCGCGGCCGCCTACTCGGAGGTCTACATCCATTACCAGGACTACCTGATCGCGCCCAAGGGCCGCTTCGCCCAGGCACCCAGCATTGCCGAGCTGGGCCGGCTGCGCCTGGTGGCCTTCCAGAAGGCGGCCGAATACCTGGGCCCGGCCTTCGCGCAGATGGCGCGCGCCAACCCGCGCTACAAGGAGGAGGCCGACCAGCTCTCGCAGCTGCGCATGCTGTTCGCCGGCCAGGCCGAGGCCATCGTCGCCGAACGCCATATCTTCGAGCACCAGCTCGGCCAGCTGCGCAGCAGTAGCCGCTTCCGCGAGCAGCCCTTCGAGGTCGAGTTCTTCGCGCTGTTCGACAAGATCCCCTACCGCGTGGGCTTTCGCAACCCGGCGCTGCGCGACGACTTCAACAGCGGCCTGGCGCGCATCCGCGCCGAGGGCGTGCTGGCGCGCATCGAGGCGGCCTATGTCCCGCTGATCAAGCTGGCCGACTGA
- a CDS encoding ABC transporter ATP-binding protein — MQHLDPEKAPDQHPELASALARLANDENVLGSLEVDLDARLHFGHGLLLLTDRRLQAWEPSTGAWTEWALDPALRLKISDHAGVGCLELLDQNRRLASWRFTLQINLQAQRFQELFEKRDEPARTEAEDVEFCPSCKAPLPPESEECPTCARELHTPPSTWVLLRLWRFARPYQGQLLLGFALMLGATGATLVPPYLTLPLMDKVLIPFQNGQQIDPWLVALYLSGLLGAALLSWILGWAKTYILALVSERIAADLRTATFEHLLSLSLEYFGSKRTGDLMARIGSETDRISVFLSLHALDFITDVLMLVMTSIILFSINPWLALATLLPLPFIAWMIHLVRDRLRTGFEKIDRVWGEVTSVLADTIPGIRVVKAFAQEKREATRFRDANAHNLAVNDKLNKTWSLFTPTVALLTEIGLLVVWAFGIYLVAGGAITVGVLTAFIAYIGRFYGRMDSMSRIVSVTQKAAAGAKRIFDILDHQSNVPEPANPVALSKVRGGIEIQDIGFRYGNRAVIRGLSLDIQPGEMIGLVGHSGSGKSTLVNLICRFYDVTEGSIRIDGTDLRRIGVADYRRHIGLVLQEPFLFFGTIAENIAYGKPEATREEIVAAARAAHAHEFILRLPHGYDSLVGERGQGLSGGERQRISIARALLIDPRLLILDEATSAVDTETEKEIQKALDNLVKGRTTIAIAHRLSTLRKADRLVVMDRGQIVEVGPHDELMDKKGAYWRLYEAQARRVDAEDQMPLLPPNQNAHTAEVA, encoded by the coding sequence ATGCAGCATCTCGATCCCGAAAAGGCGCCGGACCAGCACCCGGAACTGGCATCCGCCCTGGCGCGACTGGCGAACGACGAGAACGTGCTGGGCAGCCTGGAGGTTGACCTGGACGCCCGGCTGCACTTCGGCCATGGGCTGCTGCTGCTGACCGACCGCCGCCTGCAGGCCTGGGAGCCGTCCACCGGGGCCTGGACCGAATGGGCGCTGGACCCGGCGCTGCGGCTGAAGATCTCGGACCATGCCGGGGTCGGCTGCCTGGAGCTGCTGGACCAGAATCGGCGCCTGGCGTCCTGGCGTTTCACCTTGCAAATCAATTTGCAGGCGCAACGCTTCCAGGAACTGTTTGAAAAACGCGACGAACCGGCCCGCACCGAGGCCGAGGACGTGGAGTTCTGCCCCAGCTGCAAGGCGCCCCTGCCGCCCGAGAGCGAGGAATGCCCGACCTGCGCCCGCGAGCTGCACACGCCGCCCAGCACCTGGGTGCTGCTGCGGCTGTGGCGCTTCGCCCGGCCCTACCAGGGGCAGCTGCTGCTGGGCTTCGCGCTGATGCTGGGCGCGACCGGCGCGACCCTGGTGCCGCCCTACCTGACCCTGCCGCTGATGGACAAGGTGCTGATCCCGTTCCAGAACGGGCAGCAGATCGACCCCTGGCTGGTCGCGCTGTACCTGAGCGGCCTGCTGGGCGCGGCCCTGCTGTCCTGGATCCTGGGCTGGGCCAAGACCTATATCCTGGCCCTGGTCTCGGAGCGCATCGCGGCGGACCTGCGCACCGCCACCTTCGAGCATCTGCTCTCGCTATCGCTGGAATATTTCGGCAGCAAGCGCACCGGCGACCTGATGGCCCGCATCGGCAGCGAGACCGACCGCATCAGCGTGTTCCTGTCGCTGCATGCGCTGGACTTCATCACCGACGTGCTGATGCTGGTGATGACCTCGATCATCCTGTTCTCGATCAACCCCTGGCTGGCGCTGGCGACCCTGCTGCCGCTGCCCTTCATCGCCTGGATGATCCATCTGGTGCGCGACCGGCTGCGCACCGGCTTCGAGAAGATCGACCGGGTCTGGGGCGAGGTCACCAGCGTGCTGGCCGACACCATCCCCGGCATCCGTGTGGTCAAGGCCTTCGCGCAGGAAAAGCGCGAGGCCACGCGCTTTCGCGACGCCAACGCGCACAACCTGGCGGTCAACGACAAGCTGAACAAGACCTGGAGCCTGTTCACGCCGACCGTCGCGCTGCTGACCGAGATCGGCCTGCTGGTCGTCTGGGCCTTCGGCATCTATCTGGTGGCCGGCGGCGCGATCACGGTCGGCGTGCTGACCGCCTTCATCGCCTATATCGGCCGCTTCTACGGCCGCATGGACTCGATGAGCCGCATCGTCTCGGTGACGCAGAAGGCCGCGGCCGGCGCCAAGCGCATCTTCGACATCCTGGACCACCAGTCCAATGTGCCGGAGCCGGCCAACCCGGTGGCGCTCTCCAAGGTCCGGGGCGGCATCGAGATCCAGGACATTGGTTTCCGCTATGGCAACCGGGCGGTGATCCGCGGCCTCAGCCTGGACATCCAGCCCGGCGAGATGATCGGCCTGGTGGGCCACAGCGGCTCGGGCAAGAGCACCCTGGTGAACCTGATCTGCCGCTTCTACGACGTCACCGAGGGCTCGATCCGCATCGACGGCACCGATCTGCGCCGCATCGGCGTGGCCGACTACCGCCGCCATATCGGCCTGGTGCTGCAGGAGCCCTTCCTGTTCTTCGGCACCATCGCCGAGAACATCGCCTACGGCAAGCCGGAGGCGACGCGCGAGGAGATCGTCGCCGCGGCCCGCGCCGCCCATGCGCATGAGTTCATCCTGCGCCTGCCGCATGGCTACGACTCGCTGGTCGGCGAGCGCGGCCAGGGCCTGTCCGGCGGCGAACGCCAGCGCATCTCGATCGCGCGCGCGCTGCTGATCGACCCGCGCCTCTTGATCCTCGACGAGGCCACCTCGGCGGTCGACACCGAGACCGAGAAGGAGATTCAGAAGGCGCTGGACAACCTGGTCAAGGGCCGCACCACGATCGCGATCGCGCACCGCCTCTCGACCCTGCGCAAGGCGGACCGCCTGGTCGTGATGGACCGCGGCCAGATCGTCGAGGTCGGCCCGCATGACGAGCTGATGGACAAGAAGGGCGCCTACTGGCGCCTGTATGAGGCGCAGGCGCGCCGTGTCGATGCCGAGGACCAGATGCCGCTGCTGCCCCCCAACCAGAACGCCCACACGGCGGAGGTCGCCTGA
- a CDS encoding bifunctional diguanylate cyclase/phosphodiesterase, with product MIYALAFNLLVNLVLGLALWRVWVRDREQGFTRLLGASFLVHVLATPAYLLWLQPAPLPHGLGGAGMAAAGAAAMTLLVLGLRELTGRPLARREAALLGLVLLGLFAALIAQGIEVAQAAGAGLQTWLGLVALRWLWGLGRAERFAGLLLLLLGLSQFPYALGGAEWLPLQTSIGAGLRLMLGISLMLAALRHANVESHRLREQLHFLTENSHQGVGIKRGRHILYANAALLRLYGVPDLAAFEALQREQPEALRHSTAQRHRAVLTGRLPHAQWEGERRRSDGGTMRLVFSSWRVSWNGRAAEHIVVSDDTDRFLAAQALLHQATHDPLSGLPNRSALQRRLRELCGAGRAFGLVWLDLDRFTQLNDAYGHGIGDALLRQMARLLCTEFPAPRVEVMHLGEDEFALLLPGDARPEALRALTQRLRLRLTRPVQAAGHEIYLDVSMGVASFPATADDADGLMREASAAMHEAKQDPGTAERWAQASARRSSATMLAEQAMRAGLKNAEFQLLYQPKVAAEGGALLSFEALVRWHRPGHGIVSPVEFIPAAERTGLILPLGAMLLEQACRQQAIWRALGGPLVPVAVNVSPLQLQDPAFPDFVLSTLQAFELPPALLSLEVTETAAVRDAEQAQERLARLKALGIKVALDDFGTGFSSLNLLRNLPLDAVKIDRSLIEPMPQPAASAVVRSICQLAAALRLQVVAEGIETEAQAAAARAAGCQALQGYLFAKPLLPAEAGSWLRRMEEDEQAGAELSPS from the coding sequence GTGATCTACGCGCTCGCGTTCAACCTGCTGGTCAACCTGGTGCTCGGCCTGGCGCTGTGGCGGGTCTGGGTGCGCGACCGCGAGCAAGGCTTCACGCGCCTGCTGGGCGCCAGCTTCCTGGTCCATGTGCTGGCCACGCCGGCCTATCTGCTGTGGCTGCAGCCCGCGCCGCTGCCGCATGGGTTGGGCGGCGCCGGCATGGCCGCGGCCGGCGCGGCCGCGATGACCCTGCTGGTGCTGGGCCTGCGCGAGCTGACCGGCCGGCCGCTGGCGCGGCGCGAGGCCGCGCTGCTGGGCCTGGTGCTGCTGGGCCTGTTCGCGGCCCTGATCGCGCAGGGCATCGAGGTCGCCCAGGCCGCCGGCGCCGGGCTGCAGACCTGGCTGGGCCTGGTGGCGCTGCGCTGGCTCTGGGGCCTGGGCCGGGCCGAACGCTTCGCCGGCCTGCTGCTGCTGCTGCTGGGCCTGAGCCAGTTCCCCTATGCGCTGGGCGGCGCGGAGTGGCTGCCGCTGCAGACCAGCATCGGCGCCGGCCTGCGCCTGATGCTGGGCATCAGCCTGATGCTGGCGGCGCTGCGCCACGCCAATGTCGAATCGCACCGGCTGCGCGAGCAGCTGCATTTCCTGACCGAGAACTCGCACCAGGGCGTCGGCATCAAGCGCGGCCGCCACATCCTCTATGCCAACGCCGCGCTGCTGCGCCTGTACGGCGTGCCGGATCTGGCCGCCTTCGAGGCCCTGCAGCGCGAGCAGCCCGAGGCGCTGCGCCACAGCACCGCGCAGCGCCATCGCGCGGTGCTGACCGGCCGGCTGCCGCATGCGCAATGGGAGGGCGAACGCCGGCGCAGCGACGGTGGCACGATGCGCCTGGTGTTCTCGTCCTGGCGCGTCAGCTGGAACGGGCGCGCGGCAGAGCACATCGTCGTCAGCGACGACACCGACCGCTTCCTCGCGGCCCAGGCCCTCTTGCACCAGGCCACGCATGACCCGCTGTCGGGCCTGCCGAACCGCAGCGCGCTGCAGCGCCGCCTGCGCGAGCTGTGCGGCGCCGGCCGGGCCTTCGGCCTGGTCTGGCTGGACCTGGACCGCTTCACCCAGCTCAACGACGCCTATGGCCATGGCATCGGCGACGCGCTGCTGCGCCAGATGGCGCGGCTGCTGTGCACCGAGTTCCCGGCGCCGCGCGTCGAGGTGATGCACCTGGGCGAGGACGAGTTCGCGCTGCTGCTGCCCGGCGACGCGCGACCCGAGGCGCTGCGCGCGCTGACCCAGCGCCTGCGTCTGCGCCTGACGCGCCCGGTGCAGGCGGCCGGGCATGAGATCTATCTGGACGTGTCGATGGGCGTGGCCAGCTTCCCGGCCACCGCCGACGATGCCGACGGCCTGATGCGCGAGGCCAGCGCCGCGATGCACGAGGCCAAGCAGGACCCCGGCACCGCCGAGCGCTGGGCCCAGGCCAGCGCCCGGCGCAGCAGCGCGACCATGCTGGCCGAGCAGGCGATGCGCGCCGGGCTGAAGAACGCCGAGTTCCAGCTGCTCTACCAGCCCAAGGTGGCGGCCGAGGGCGGCGCGCTGCTGAGCTTCGAGGCCCTGGTGCGCTGGCATAGGCCCGGCCATGGCATCGTCAGCCCGGTCGAGTTCATCCCGGCGGCCGAGCGCACCGGCCTGATCCTGCCGCTGGGCGCGATGCTGCTGGAGCAGGCCTGCCGCCAGCAGGCGATCTGGCGCGCGCTGGGCGGCCCGCTGGTGCCGGTGGCGGTCAATGTCTCGCCGCTGCAGCTGCAGGACCCGGCCTTCCCCGATTTCGTGCTGAGCACCCTGCAGGCCTTCGAGCTGCCGCCGGCGCTGCTGAGCCTGGAGGTCACCGAGACCGCGGCGGTGCGCGACGCCGAGCAGGCGCAGGAACGCCTGGCGCGGCTGAAGGCGCTGGGCATCAAGGTCGCGCTGGACGACTTCGGCACCGGCTTCTCCTCGCTGAACCTGCTGCGCAATCTGCCGCTGGACGCGGTCAAGATCGACCGCAGCCTGATCGAGCCGATGCCGCAGCCGGCCGCCAGCGCGGTGGTGCGCTCGATCTGCCAGCTGGCCGCGGCGCTGCGCCTGCAGGTGGTGGCCGAGGGCATCGAGACCGAGGCCCAGGCCGCGGCCGCGCGCGCCGCCGGCTGCCAGGCGCTGCAGGGCTATCTGTTCGCCAAGCCGCTGCTGCCCGCCGAGGCCGGCAGTTGGCTACGCCGCATGGAAGAAGATGAGCAAGCCGGGGCAGAATTGAGCCCATCATGA
- the cphA gene encoding cyanophycin synthetase, which translates to MSRHEDIKLLRINYLRGPNMWTYRPVLETWLDLGRLEDFPSNLLPGFTERLTARLPALIEHHCGVGERGGFLQRLTEGTWMGHVLEHIVIELLNLSGMPTGFGQTRSTSQHGVYRMVFRARDEQVARAALAEGHALLMATINGDEFDVQAAVTRVRDKLDDCYLGPSTAAIVAAATDRRIPHIRLNDGNLVQLGHGARQRRIWTAETDMTSAIAESIAGDKDLTKTLLKAVGVPVPEGQAVKTAEEAWEAAQDLGLPVVIKPSDGNHGRGVTLDLRERADIEAAFKLADEEGSEVLVERYIRGNEHRVLVVGGQVVAAARGEAAWITGDGAQTVAQLVDSQINTDPRRGLTEEFPLNRITLGEDPVVLLDLQRQGLGPDTVPAAGRQVLIQRNGNVAIDCTAQIHPEVAQAVSLAARTIGLDIAGVDLVSEDIGKPLAETGGAIVEVNAGPGLLMHLKPAEGMPQPVGQAIIDHLFAEDENGRIPIVGIAGSQGGAQVARLVAWLLHLNGRSVGLACGEGLYLGNRQVESRPSARWDAAHRLLMNRGVDAVVTENGAASILNDGLAYDRCLVGVVTDMEGLGALDAHDIKTPEQLYKVLRTQVDVVLSEGVAVLNAAEPQLVEMAELSDGEVLFYALDAALLAEHRAKGGRAVFLQNGVAMLAQGQSETPGAHVDQLLARYAAAGRAATPATVLAAVATAWALNIPSELISAGLDTFQPAAVQA; encoded by the coding sequence ATGAGCAGACACGAAGACATCAAGCTGTTGCGCATCAACTACCTGCGCGGCCCCAATATGTGGACCTACCGTCCCGTGCTGGAAACCTGGCTGGACCTGGGCCGCCTGGAGGACTTCCCCTCCAACCTGCTGCCGGGCTTCACCGAGCGCCTGACCGCGCGGCTGCCGGCGCTGATCGAGCACCATTGCGGCGTCGGCGAGCGCGGCGGCTTCCTGCAGCGCCTGACCGAGGGCACCTGGATGGGCCATGTGCTGGAGCACATCGTCATCGAGCTGCTGAACCTCTCGGGCATGCCCACCGGCTTCGGCCAGACCCGCTCGACCAGCCAGCATGGCGTCTACCGCATGGTGTTCCGCGCCCGCGACGAGCAGGTCGCCCGCGCCGCGCTGGCCGAGGGCCATGCCCTCCTGATGGCCACCATCAACGGCGACGAGTTCGACGTCCAGGCCGCGGTGACGCGCGTGCGCGACAAGCTGGACGACTGCTATCTCGGCCCCTCCACCGCGGCAATAGTGGCCGCCGCCACCGACCGCCGCATCCCGCATATCCGCCTGAACGACGGCAACCTGGTGCAGCTGGGCCATGGCGCGCGCCAGCGCCGCATCTGGACCGCCGAAACCGACATGACCAGCGCGATCGCCGAAAGCATCGCCGGCGACAAGGACCTGACCAAGACCCTGTTGAAGGCGGTCGGCGTGCCGGTGCCCGAGGGCCAGGCGGTCAAGACCGCCGAGGAGGCCTGGGAAGCGGCCCAGGACCTGGGCCTGCCGGTCGTGATCAAGCCCAGCGACGGCAATCATGGCCGCGGCGTCACCCTGGACCTGCGCGAGCGCGCCGATATCGAGGCCGCCTTCAAGCTGGCCGACGAGGAAGGCTCCGAGGTGCTGGTCGAGCGCTATATCCGCGGCAACGAGCACCGCGTGCTGGTGGTCGGCGGCCAGGTGGTCGCCGCCGCGCGCGGCGAGGCCGCCTGGATCACCGGCGACGGCGCCCAGACCGTGGCGCAGCTGGTCGACAGCCAGATCAACACCGACCCGCGCCGCGGCCTGACCGAGGAATTCCCGCTCAATCGCATCACGCTGGGCGAGGACCCGGTGGTGCTGCTGGACCTGCAGCGCCAGGGCCTGGGCCCCGACACCGTGCCGGCCGCCGGCCGCCAGGTGCTGATCCAGCGCAACGGCAATGTCGCGATCGACTGCACCGCCCAGATCCACCCCGAGGTGGCCCAGGCGGTCAGCCTGGCCGCCCGCACGATCGGCCTGGACATCGCCGGCGTCGACCTGGTCAGCGAGGACATCGGCAAGCCCCTGGCCGAAACCGGCGGCGCGATCGTCGAGGTCAATGCCGGCCCCGGCCTCTTGATGCACCTGAAGCCGGCCGAGGGCATGCCCCAGCCGGTCGGCCAGGCCATCATCGACCATCTGTTCGCCGAAGACGAGAACGGCCGCATCCCCATCGTCGGCATCGCCGGTTCGCAGGGCGGCGCCCAGGTGGCGCGCCTGGTGGCCTGGCTGCTGCACCTGAACGGCCGCTCGGTCGGCCTGGCCTGCGGCGAGGGCCTGTACCTGGGCAACCGCCAGGTCGAGAGCCGCCCCAGCGCGCGCTGGGATGCGGCGCACCGCCTGCTGATGAACCGCGGCGTCGACGCGGTGGTGACCGAGAACGGCGCCGCCTCGATCCTGAACGACGGCCTGGCCTATGACCGCTGCCTGGTCGGCGTGGTCACCGACATGGAAGGCCTGGGCGCGCTGGACGCGCACGACATCAAGACCCCGGAGCAGCTCTACAAGGTGCTGCGCACCCAGGTCGACGTGGTGCTGTCCGAGGGCGTCGCGGTGCTGAACGCGGCCGAGCCGCAGCTGGTCGAGATGGCCGAGCTGTCCGACGGCGAGGTGCTGTTCTATGCGCTGGATGCGGCCCTGCTGGCCGAGCACCGCGCCAAGGGCGGCCGCGCGGTGTTCCTGCAGAACGGCGTCGCGATGCTGGCCCAGGGCCAGTCCGAGACCCCCGGCGCCCATGTCGACCAGCTGCTGGCCCGCTATGCCGCCGCCGGCCGCGCCGCCACGCCCGCCACCGTGCTGGCCGCCGTCGCCACCGCCTGGGCCCTGAACATCCCGTCCGAACTGATCTCGGCCGGCCTGGATACCTTCCAGCCCGCCGCCGTCCAGGCCTGA
- a CDS encoding DUF1854 domain-containing protein, whose protein sequence is MSAALPYHSLRRNPFGRLVLTDLEGREHEGVNPVRAHPISAPDEGVSLVGGDGHELAWIDRLSALPAADRELLEDEFAAREFMPTIRAIREVSTFSTPSQWTVDTERGAARFILKTEEDIRRLGEGRLMITSSHGLQFLVPDRFALDRASKRILERFL, encoded by the coding sequence ATGTCCGCCGCCCTGCCTTACCACTCGCTGCGCCGCAACCCCTTCGGCCGCCTGGTGCTGACCGACCTGGAGGGGCGCGAGCATGAGGGCGTGAACCCGGTGCGCGCGCATCCGATCAGCGCGCCCGACGAGGGCGTCTCACTGGTCGGCGGCGACGGCCATGAGCTGGCCTGGATCGACCGCCTGTCCGCGCTGCCGGCGGCGGACCGCGAACTGCTGGAGGACGAGTTCGCCGCGCGCGAGTTCATGCCGACGATCCGCGCCATCCGCGAGGTCTCGACCTTCTCGACCCCCAGCCAGTGGACCGTCGACACCGAGCGCGGCGCGGCCCGCTTCATCCTGAAGACCGAGGAGGACATCCGCCGCCTCGGCGAGGGCCGGCTGATGATCACCAGCAGCCATGGCCTGCAGTTCCTGGTGCCGGACCGCTTCGCGCTGGACCGGGCCTCGAAACGGATCCTCGAACGCTTTCTTTGA
- the cphA gene encoding cyanophycin synthetase, producing MEVSRIRALRGPNMWSRHTAIEAVVGCADAERDIAGLPGFEARLRALFPSIGPLRPASSQKAPISLAHVLEQAALALQAQAGCPVTFSHTHVTGEAGIYQVIVEYSEEDVGRLAFDAAVELLQAAVAEGGSFALDATLAKLRETDEDVRLGPSTGSIVDAAVARGVPFRRLTQGSLVQFGWGAKQRRIWAAEVDNTSAVSESIAQDKDLSKRLLQSAGVPVPIGRPADSLDDAWAAALEVGLPVVVKPQDGNQGKGVTVNVASREHMEIAYKAADEIGQVMVEKFLPGSDYRLLVVGDKLVAAARRDPPNVIGDGVLNVRELVAKVNEDPRRGDGHATSLTKIRLDEIAVARLDLQGLTPESVPEKGRRVILRNNANLSTGGTATDVTDDVHPDVAARAIAAAQVVGLHVCGVDVVAESVMRPLEEVNGGIVEVNAAPGLRMHLSPSYGKGRHVGEAIISHLYGAGQKSEDGRIPVVAVTGTNGKTTTTRLIAHLFATCGLKVGMTNTDGVYVDGRQTDSGDCSGPKSARNVLMHPDVEAAVFETARGGVLREGLGFDRCQVAVVTNLGEGDHLGMNFLNTVEELALVKRVIVQNVAPSGYAVLNAADPVVANMAAVCPGQIIFFAADRHHPLMAAHRAQGKRCVYIDGDQLVAAQGSWRETIPLRDIPFTRGGTIPFQVENAMASVAAGWGVGLDWDTIRRGVGSFSNDADNVPGRFNVMDYRGATVVADYGHNGDAMRALVQAVEAMPAKRRSVVISGAGDRRDEDIRVQTQILGQAFDEVLLFQDACQRGREDGEVLALLRQGLVGATRTQHVEEIRGEFVAIDRALERLQPGDLCLVLVDQVEEALAHLSARIAQG from the coding sequence ATGGAAGTCTCCCGCATCCGAGCCCTGCGCGGCCCCAATATGTGGAGCCGTCACACGGCGATCGAGGCCGTCGTCGGCTGTGCCGACGCCGAACGCGACATCGCCGGCCTGCCCGGCTTCGAGGCCCGCCTGCGCGCCCTCTTCCCCAGCATCGGCCCGCTGCGCCCGGCCAGCAGCCAGAAGGCGCCGATCTCGCTGGCCCATGTGCTGGAGCAGGCGGCGCTGGCGCTGCAGGCCCAGGCCGGCTGCCCGGTCACCTTCAGCCACACCCATGTCACTGGCGAGGCGGGCATCTACCAGGTGATCGTCGAGTACAGCGAGGAAGATGTCGGCCGCCTGGCCTTCGACGCCGCGGTCGAGCTGCTGCAGGCGGCCGTCGCCGAGGGCGGCAGCTTCGCGCTGGACGCCACCCTGGCCAAGCTGCGCGAGACCGACGAGGACGTGCGCCTGGGCCCCTCGACCGGCTCCATCGTCGATGCCGCGGTCGCGCGCGGCGTGCCCTTTCGCCGCCTGACCCAGGGTAGCCTGGTGCAGTTCGGCTGGGGTGCCAAGCAGCGCCGCATCTGGGCCGCCGAGGTGGACAACACCAGCGCCGTCTCCGAATCGATCGCGCAGGACAAGGACCTGTCCAAGCGCCTCCTGCAGTCCGCCGGCGTGCCGGTGCCGATCGGCCGCCCGGCCGACAGCCTGGACGATGCCTGGGCCGCCGCGCTGGAGGTGGGCCTGCCGGTGGTGGTCAAGCCCCAGGACGGAAACCAGGGCAAGGGCGTCACGGTCAACGTGGCCTCGCGCGAGCATATGGAGATCGCCTACAAGGCCGCCGACGAGATCGGCCAGGTGATGGTCGAGAAGTTCCTGCCCGGCAGCGACTACCGCCTGCTGGTGGTTGGCGACAAGCTGGTCGCCGCCGCGCGCCGCGACCCGCCCAATGTGATTGGCGACGGTGTGCTGAACGTGCGCGAGCTGGTGGCCAAGGTCAACGAGGACCCGCGCCGCGGCGACGGCCATGCCACCTCGCTGACCAAGATCCGCCTCGACGAGATCGCGGTGGCGCGCCTGGACCTGCAAGGCCTGACCCCCGAGTCGGTGCCCGAGAAGGGCCGCCGCGTGATCCTGCGCAACAACGCCAACCTCTCCACCGGCGGCACCGCCACCGATGTGACCGACGACGTGCATCCCGACGTCGCGGCGCGCGCGATCGCCGCGGCCCAGGTCGTCGGCCTGCATGTCTGCGGCGTCGACGTTGTCGCCGAGAGCGTGATGCGCCCGCTGGAAGAGGTCAACGGCGGCATCGTCGAGGTCAACGCCGCGCCGGGCCTGCGCATGCATCTCTCGCCCAGCTACGGCAAGGGCCGCCATGTCGGCGAGGCCATCATCAGCCACCTCTACGGCGCCGGCCAGAAGAGCGAGGACGGCCGCATCCCGGTGGTCGCGGTCACTGGCACCAACGGCAAGACCACGACGACGCGCCTGATCGCGCATCTGTTCGCGACCTGCGGCCTGAAGGTCGGCATGACCAACACCGACGGCGTCTATGTCGACGGCCGCCAGACCGACAGCGGCGACTGCTCCGGCCCGAAGAGCGCGCGCAATGTGCTGATGCATCCCGACGTCGAGGCCGCGGTGTTCGAAACGGCGCGCGGCGGCGTGCTGCGCGAGGGCCTGGGCTTCGATCGCTGCCAGGTCGCGGTGGTCACCAACCTCGGCGAGGGCGACCACCTGGGCATGAACTTCCTCAACACCGTCGAGGAACTGGCCCTGGTCAAGCGCGTGATCGTGCAGAACGTCGCGCCCAGCGGCTACGCGGTGCTGAACGCCGCCGACCCGGTGGTGGCGAACATGGCCGCGGTCTGCCCCGGCCAGATCATCTTCTTCGCCGCCGACCGGCATCACCCGCTGATGGCCGCGCACCGCGCCCAGGGCAAGCGCTGCGTCTACATCGACGGCGACCAGTTGGTCGCGGCGCAGGGCAGCTGGCGCGAGACCATCCCGCTGCGCGACATCCCCTTCACCCGCGGCGGCACCATCCCCTTCCAGGTCGAGAACGCGATGGCCTCGGTCGCGGCCGGCTGGGGCGTCGGCCTGGACTGGGACACGATCCGGCGCGGCGTCGGCAGCTTCAGCAACGATGCCGACAATGTGCCGGGCCGCTTCAATGTGATGGACTACCGCGGCGCCACCGTGGTTGCCGACTACGGCCACAACGGCGATGCGATGCGCGCGCTGGTGCAGGCGGTCGAGGCCATGCCGGCCAAGCGCCGCTCGGTCGTGATCTCCGGCGCTGGCGACCGCCGCGACGAGGACATCCGGGTGCAGACCCAGATCCTCGGCCAGGCCTTCGACGAGGTGCTGCTGTTCCAGGACGCCTGCCAGCGCGGCCGCGAGGACGGCGAGGTGCTGGCCCTGCTGCGCCAGGGCCTGGTCGGTGCGACCCGCACCCAGCATGTCGAGGAGATCCGCGGCGAGTTCGTCGCGATCGACCGCGCGCTGGAGCGCCTGCAGCCGGGCGACCTGTGCCTCGTTCTCGTGGATCAGGTCGAGGAAGCCTTGGCCCACCTGTCCGCGCGCATCGCGCAGGGCTGA